The Marasmius oreades isolate 03SP1 chromosome 11, whole genome shotgun sequence genome includes a region encoding these proteins:
- a CDS encoding uncharacterized protein (BUSCO:EOG092612XD), with product MGRIHKEKGGKVQLRSKEKPTGKKSKNNDVLKSQISLLGGNEEDYSLVKDADENAAAAGTNSVDPTLTKDISQFLKSLNFDVPEASGSSSKSKNSTRNISQGQAKKLSRQTDEPTVSEKGKDVATEKSGKGKKSKKPARENDKSTPSKSSKQEGKAVEHETEASKVELPKQVSFNSKSTFVVQPTVQWYKAIPPLKSTNKSPPPLTSTDLPSLSSKASQLHTADIDMFRSSSNSSSHTEASFLSKIIQSGTLSDRLSALTLLVQSSPIHNTKALETLRGMAERGKGKGGREESLKALRCIVDWWVGGGAPDRKLKYFRDQPLTHPSVTDQHLLLWHFEDWLKKYFFSVLQVLEQFSLDPLPYVRIQTMSLIFTLLRDKPEQEQNLLRLLVNKLGDTEKSVCSRASYHILQLLQTHPSMKGVVVREIVALVLRPAAPTAAATVLAAAEAVAAGVASLPANVANRKIKFSDDSAPSTSASGTSTKGKGKSTVPEKKPTNVHARYYATITFNQIVLTPGDRDVALKLIDLYFELFKELLGEDRGSEADGTEDAKPEGKGKDKEVMKDKKGRVMNGKRGKKGKGNAGSKGAAGFEEIEDENSKMISAILTGVNRSLPFAKIDTNDAGFMKHIDTLFMITHTSTFNISLQALVLLQQISSSMTSTSSSSPASKSIIDRYYRTLYASLHDMRLATSSKQAMYLNLLFKSIKADAGNTDNNGRIKAFVRRFVQLLVTGGNGATEFVAGGLYLLGELFSTVPGVRSMINDPQKSAAEPYDPRKRDPQFAHASSSPLWELTPLLNHYHPTVCLHARQLLTSQPLTASADLSLNTLSHFLDRFVYKNPKKVSAEVNGTKGKGSSAMQPAGSAVEGVKLVKGETGTSGEMPMNEEQFLRKRVEDVPADQLFFHKFFTRKREREQVSKSRGGKGGVDSEIDGASDEEGDEESGKEEEMDLTGDEMERSDKKPSKKKVHDDDDEDEDSDAEEEEIWKVMKASMPKAEGDDDLLDDSEIDDDDEIPSGLDADSDEDAADDSGPSDDDEDGEELVDADENLSLAELSDNEDLVALDDIQGLVEYDGSGSEREKEEWGGIGSDSTKRKRKTEEKGRKRKKLRSLPTFASYEEYAKMIEDGPEDDI from the exons ATGGGTCGAATTCACAAAGAGAAAGGCGGAAAAGTTCAACTTAGATCAAAAGAAAAACCGACCGGCAAAAAAAGCAAGAACAACGATGTTCTGAAGAGCCAGATTAGTCTCTTGGGAGGGAATGAGGAAGACTACAGTCTAGTCAAAGACGCGGATGAGAATGCTGCTGCCGCAGGAACGAACTCTGTAGAC CCTACATTGACGAAAGACATTTCTCAATTCCTCAAAAGTCTCAATTTTGATGTACCGGAAGCGAGTGGAAGCTCGTCCAAGTCTAAGAATTCGACTCGAAATATCTCACAAGGACAGGCGAAGAAGTTATCCCGCCAAACAGACGAGCCAACAGTCAgcgagaaggggaaggacGTCGCGACTGAAAAATCcgggaaggggaaaaagagcAAAAAACCTGCTAGAGAAAATGACAAGTCTACTCCTTCCAAATCTTCCAAGCAGGAGGGAAAAGCGGTCGAACACGAAACCGAAGCCTCGAAAGTCGAGCTCCCGAAGCAAGTATCGTTCAATTCAAAATCTACATTTGTTGTTCAGCCCACGGTGCAATGGTATAAAGCGATACCGCCTTTGAAATCCACCAACAAATCTCCCCCACCCCTCACCTCCACAGATCTTCCATCCCTGTCTTCCAAAGCATCACAGCTCCATACTGCAGACATCGATATGTTCCGGTCGTCATCGAATAGCTCTTCTCACACTGAAGCCAGCTTTCTTTCGAAGATCATCCAGTCTGGTACACTATCGGACAGACTGAGTGCCCTCACTCTACTCGTGCAAAGCAGTCCGATTCACAATACCAAGGCGCTGGAGACACTGAGAGGGATGGCCGAACgtggaaaaggaaagggagggagagaggaGAGTTTGAAGGCCCTGCGTTGCATAGTAGATTGGTGGGTCGGCGGAGGTGCTCCGGATAGGAAACTCAA ATACTTTCGGGACCAACCACTAACCCATCCATCCGTTACCGACCAACATCTCTTGTTATGGCACTTTGAGGACTGGCTGAAGAAGTACTTCTTCTCCGTCCTCCAAGTTCTggagcagttctctcttgACCCTCTCCCATACGTGCGGATTCAGACCATGAGCTTGATCTTTACTCTGCTTCGTGACAAACCTGAACAGGAGCAAAATCTTCTACGGCTGCTCGTGAACAAGCTG GGTGATACAGAGAAGTCGGTCTGCTCCCGCGCATCATATCACATCTTGCAACTCCTTCAGACCCATCCCTCGATGAAAGGCGTAGTCGTAAGAGAAATAGTTGCATTGGTGTTACGCCCAGCTGCACCAACCGCTGCAGCAACGGTATTGGCGGCGGCGGAAGCAGTGGCAGCAGGGGTTGCTTCTCTACCCGCCAACGTTGCCAATCGTAAAATCAAGTTTTCTGATGACTCTGCACCCAGTACGTCTGCTTCTGGTACTTCGACgaaggggaaagggaaatCGACAGTTCCGGAGAAGAAGCCTACGAATGTTCATGCGAGATACTACGCTACCATCACTTTCAACCAAATAGTGTTGACGCCAGGAGATCGCGATGTGGCACTCAAACTCATCGACTTGTATTTCGAGCTTTTCAAAGAACTACTGGGTGAAGATCGAGGGAGTGAAGCAGATGGCACAGAGGACGCGAAACCTGAgggaaaagggaaggatAAAGAGGTCATGAAGGACAAGAAGGGGAGGGTCATGAATGGTAAACGAGgcaagaaagggaaagggaacgCTGGAAGTAAAGGAGCTGCTGGGTTTGAAGAGATTGAGGATGAGAATTCAAAAATGATCTCCGCGATCCTAACTGGCGTTAATCGGTCTTTACCTTTTGCAAAGATCGACACCAATGATGCAGG ATTCATGAAACATATAGACACGCTCTTCATGATCACGCACACGTCGACCTTCAATATTTCCCTTCAGGCTCTGGTCTTACTACAGCAAATATCTTCTTCCATGACGAGcacttcttcatcatccccAGCTTCTAAATCGATAATAGACCGTTACTATCGAACCTTGTATGCTTCCCTTCATGACATGCGACTCGCCACTTCATCCAAGCAAGCCATGTATCTCAACTTGCTTTTCAAATCGATCAAGGCCGATGCAGGAAATACGGACAATAATGGGAGAATAAAGGCGTTCGTTCGAAGATTTGTTCAACTCCTCGTAACAGGTGGGAATGGTGCAACGGAGTTTGTTGCTGGAGGGCTATATTTACTGGGAGAG CTTTTTAGCACAGTACCAGGTGTCCGCTCCATGATCAACGACCCTCAAAAATCAGCCGCTGAGCCTTACGACCCTCGCAAACGTGACCCTCAGTTTGCTCatgcctcttcttctcctctctgGGAATTA aCACCACTTCTAAACCATTATCATCCAACAGTCTGTCTCCACGCAAGACAACTCCTGACATCCCAACCGCTCACCGCCAGTGCTGATCTGTCTCTGAACACCCTGTCCCACTTCCTAGATAGATTCGTTTACAAAAATCCCAAAAAGGTATCTGCAGAAGTGAACGGTACCAAGGGCAAAGGCTCTAGCGCTATGCAGCCGGCTGGTAGTGCGGTAGAGGGTGTCAAGCTGGTGAAAGGAGAGACAGGGACAAGCGGGGAAATGCCGATGAACGAAGAGCAATTCCTTCGGAAACGTGTTGAAGATGTACCCGCTGATCAGTTGTTCTTCCACAAGTTTTTTACTAGGAAGCGTGAAAGAGAACAAGTCAGCAAATCCAGGGGAGGCAAGGGAGGTGTCGATTCAGAGATTGACGGCGCGTCCGACGAGGAGGGTGACGAAGAATCTggcaaagaagaagagatggATTTGACTGGCGACGAAATGGAGAGATCCGATAAAAAGCCGAGTAAAAAGAAGGTtcatgacgatgacgatgaagacgaggataGCGAtgctgaagaggaagagatctGGAAG GTGATGAAAGCTTCGATGCCCAAAGCTGAGGGCGACGACGACCTTTTGGACGATTCGGAGAttgatgatgacgacgagatACCCTCTGGACTCGACGCAGATTCCGATGAAGATGCGGCCGATGATAGCGGACCGTCggacgatgatgaagatggagaggagcTCGTTGACGCTGATGAAAACCTTTCTCTGGCTGAATTGTCGGATAATGAGGACCTCGTTGCATTAGACGACATACAGGGACTCGTCGAGTACGACGGCTCAGGATCAGAACGGGAAAAAGAGGAATGGGGTGGTATCGGTTCGGACAGTACGAAGAGAAAGCGGAAGACTGAAGAAAAGGGCCGTAAGAGGAAGAAACTGCGCTCCTTGCCTACCTTTGCGTCATACGAAGAGTATGCCAAGATGATCGAAGATGGTCCAGAGGATGATATATAG